In the genome of Methylophaga nitratireducenticrescens, one region contains:
- the ribBA gene encoding bifunctional 3,4-dihydroxy-2-butanone-4-phosphate synthase/GTP cyclohydrolase II encodes MQINNTREIIDDLKQGKMVIIMDDEDRENEGDLIMAADKVSADAVNFMAKFGRGLICLTLTEDRCRQLRLPLMVTDNKTPYATNFTVSIEAADGVTTGISAADRALTIKKAVAPKAKPEDLVQPGHIFPLKAQPGGVLTRAGHTEAGCDLAYLAGCTPAAVIVEILNDDGTMARRPDLEKFAQTHQLKIGTIADLISYRLQNEMTIKAMSTCEFPTEYGDFTLHSYQDDVSGQTHLALVYGEIDAEQETLVRVHMADPLGDLLASKREPTHWPLPDVMQRIQQAGKGVLVVLRQPEQNKQLAAKIARYQQQDQGEAAPFKASWDLRTFGVGAQILADLGIRKMRVIGTPTKLTGVSGFGLELTGYVED; translated from the coding sequence ATGCAAATCAACAACACCCGGGAAATTATCGACGACCTCAAGCAAGGTAAAATGGTCATTATCATGGATGATGAAGATCGCGAAAATGAAGGTGATTTAATAATGGCCGCCGATAAAGTTAGCGCAGACGCTGTTAATTTCATGGCCAAATTTGGTCGTGGATTAATCTGTCTGACATTGACTGAAGATCGCTGCCGACAATTACGTTTGCCACTAATGGTGACCGATAATAAAACACCTTATGCTACCAACTTCACTGTTTCAATTGAAGCGGCTGATGGTGTGACAACCGGTATTTCTGCAGCCGATCGTGCATTAACCATAAAAAAAGCCGTAGCGCCCAAAGCCAAACCTGAAGACCTCGTGCAACCCGGACATATTTTTCCATTAAAAGCCCAACCTGGTGGCGTGTTAACCCGAGCAGGTCACACCGAGGCTGGTTGTGATTTGGCTTATCTGGCAGGCTGCACGCCTGCAGCTGTTATTGTTGAAATTCTTAATGATGATGGCACCATGGCGCGTCGTCCGGATTTGGAAAAGTTTGCCCAAACCCATCAGTTAAAGATTGGCACAATTGCCGATTTGATTAGTTACCGTTTGCAAAACGAAATGACGATTAAAGCCATGTCGACCTGTGAATTTCCAACCGAATATGGTGATTTCACCTTGCACAGTTATCAGGATGATGTAAGTGGTCAAACCCATCTGGCTTTAGTATATGGTGAAATTGATGCAGAACAGGAAACATTGGTACGTGTGCATATGGCTGATCCTCTAGGGGATTTACTGGCATCAAAACGTGAACCCACCCATTGGCCTTTACCGGATGTGATGCAACGAATCCAGCAAGCCGGAAAAGGTGTTCTGGTGGTATTACGACAGCCAGAACAGAACAAACAACTGGCTGCAAAAATTGCCCGTTATCAGCAGCAGGATCAAGGTGAAGCCGCGCCCTTTAAAGCCAGCTGGGATTTGAGAACCTTTGGTGTTGGCGCGCAGATCCTTGCTGATTTGGGCATACGTAAAATGCGGGTGATTGGCACTCCAACCAAGTTAACCGGTGTTTCCGGTTTTGGACTTGAATTAACCGGGTATGTAGAAGACTGA
- the lpxB gene encoding lipid-A-disaccharide synthase: MSNHIYIVAGEASGEAHAARLVAALKQQQPSIYITGIGGDKMRAAGADIGIDFAELAVMGLVEVIKRYPKIKNIFNQVVAELRRQPPDLLILIDYPGFNLKLAKQAKKLGIKVLYYISPKIWAWRAGRIEQIKRAVDHMAVLFPFEQEIYEKADVAVTCVGHPLVDAVHTELSKPAAREKFSLDKDIRVIGLFPGSRRSEISVLLPVMLEAAERIEKRYFPIQIVIPQAPGIEESFLQQYLAGSRLNISVIKNDFYEVIQTCDAIVAASGTVTLEIALLGVPHFITYKVSPWSYRILKRLVKIPYVGLCNIVTKQPAIKELLQDDVTPVRLEQQLMDLLTHPQRQQHAENIRQQVKQALGPPGGAVNAAKLVLSLI, translated from the coding sequence GTGAGTAATCATATTTACATTGTGGCTGGTGAGGCCTCGGGCGAAGCTCATGCCGCTCGCCTGGTGGCTGCATTAAAGCAGCAGCAACCCTCAATCTATATAACGGGTATTGGTGGTGACAAAATGCGGGCTGCTGGTGCCGATATCGGTATTGACTTTGCTGAATTGGCGGTGATGGGCTTGGTGGAGGTTATTAAGCGTTACCCCAAAATCAAAAACATTTTTAATCAGGTGGTTGCCGAATTACGTCGTCAACCACCGGATTTGCTAATCCTGATCGATTATCCCGGCTTTAATCTTAAACTGGCAAAACAGGCCAAGAAACTCGGCATTAAAGTTTTGTATTACATCAGCCCGAAAATCTGGGCCTGGCGGGCAGGGCGCATCGAACAAATCAAACGTGCTGTTGATCATATGGCTGTTTTATTTCCATTTGAACAGGAAATATATGAGAAGGCAGACGTTGCAGTTACCTGTGTAGGGCATCCTTTAGTAGACGCTGTACATACTGAGTTGTCCAAACCTGCAGCACGTGAAAAGTTCTCATTAGATAAGGATATTAGGGTTATTGGTTTATTTCCCGGCAGTCGTCGCAGTGAAATATCAGTCTTATTGCCAGTAATGCTGGAAGCTGCTGAACGTATTGAAAAACGGTATTTTCCAATTCAGATAGTGATTCCTCAGGCCCCAGGTATTGAGGAAAGCTTTCTGCAACAATATTTGGCTGGATCACGTTTAAATATAAGCGTTATCAAGAATGATTTTTATGAGGTTATTCAGACCTGTGATGCCATTGTCGCAGCCTCGGGAACAGTGACGCTAGAAATTGCATTGCTGGGTGTTCCTCATTTTATTACCTATAAAGTTTCTCCATGGAGTTACCGGATACTCAAACGCCTGGTGAAAATCCCGTATGTTGGGTTATGCAATATTGTGACAAAACAGCCGGCAATTAAAGAATTGCTCCAGGATGACGTTACGCCAGTTCGATTGGAGCAGCAGCTAATGGATTTGCTTACTCATCCCCAACGGCAGCAGCACGCTGAAAACATTCGTCAGCAGGTCAAACAAGCACTTGGCCCACCTGGTGGGGCGGTGAATGCTGCAAAACTTGTACTGAGTTTGATTTAA
- the rnhB gene encoding ribonuclease HII — translation MQSVVLIAGIDEVGRGPLAGPVVTAAVILDPNKPITGLTDSKKLSEKRREQLVPLIEEYAYAWALGRAEVEEIDQLNILQASLLAMQRAVAALPYELEHALVDGNYAPQLNCPVTTIIKGDLSEPSIAAASILAKVARDREMLVLDQLYPGYGLAKHKGYPTVQHQQALIDLGPSPIHRQSFAPVRRAMR, via the coding sequence ATGCAGTCAGTTGTCTTAATTGCTGGAATAGATGAAGTTGGCAGGGGGCCTTTGGCAGGGCCAGTGGTGACCGCAGCAGTCATACTCGATCCTAATAAACCTATTACAGGATTGACCGATTCTAAAAAGCTCAGTGAAAAACGCCGCGAACAACTTGTACCGTTAATTGAAGAATATGCTTATGCGTGGGCGTTGGGCCGGGCAGAAGTGGAAGAAATTGATCAATTGAATATTTTGCAAGCCAGCTTATTGGCGATGCAACGTGCAGTGGCAGCTTTACCTTATGAGCTTGAACATGCCCTGGTTGATGGTAATTATGCTCCGCAATTAAACTGTCCGGTCACTACCATCATTAAAGGTGATCTAAGTGAGCCGTCCATAGCGGCTGCTTCAATATTAGCAAAGGTTGCCAGAGATCGTGAGATGTTGGTTTTGGATCAACTTTATCCCGGTTATGGTCTGGCTAAACATAAAGGCTATCCAACGGTACAACATCAACAAGCATTAATCGATTTAGGTCCTTCACCAATTCATCGACAGTCATTTGCACCGGTTCGCCGGGCAATGAGATAA
- a CDS encoding riboflavin synthase, producing the protein MFTGIIAAVGQLKSLESRGGDLRLHIDPAKLELTDVKLGDSIAVNGVCLTVVEMSANHLQFDVSQETLQRTSLGQLTTGSEANLEKALAVGDRLGGHFVSGHVDGLGEVISKAASARSWQYRIKVPADLTRYIAEKGSISIDGVSLTVNSIFEGGFDINIIPHTLEETIIKYYQPGTRVNLEVDLIARYLERLLPQTGSTISRDFLTQQGFIR; encoded by the coding sequence ATGTTTACAGGTATTATCGCGGCTGTAGGCCAGCTGAAATCACTGGAATCACGCGGCGGGGATCTTCGTTTGCATATTGATCCGGCCAAACTGGAGCTGACTGACGTAAAACTGGGCGATAGTATCGCCGTCAATGGCGTATGTCTTACCGTGGTTGAAATGTCGGCAAATCATTTACAGTTCGATGTTTCTCAGGAGACCTTACAACGTACAAGTCTGGGGCAATTAACAACCGGTAGTGAAGCTAACCTGGAAAAAGCCCTTGCGGTAGGTGACCGACTGGGTGGACATTTTGTCAGTGGTCATGTCGATGGTTTAGGTGAGGTTATCAGTAAAGCCGCCTCGGCAAGATCCTGGCAATATCGCATAAAAGTGCCTGCCGATCTGACACGATATATTGCTGAAAAAGGCTCCATTTCCATCGATGGTGTCAGTCTCACCGTAAATAGTATTTTCGAAGGTGGTTTTGATATCAATATCATCCCGCATACACTTGAAGAAACCATCATTAAATATTATCAGCCCGGCACCCGAGTCAACCTGGAAGTGGATCTGATTGCTCGTTATCTGGAACGTCTGCTACCTCAGACCGGCTCCACCATCAGCCGGGATTTTCTTACTCAACAGGGTTTTATTCGCTAA
- the ribD gene encoding bifunctional diaminohydroxyphosphoribosylaminopyrimidine deaminase/5-amino-6-(5-phosphoribosylamino)uracil reductase RibD yields MSQHEQFMAQAIQLAWKGLYTADPNPRVGCVIVKNDQIIGQGWHHRAGEAHAEINALHDAGHDAEGADCYVTLEPCSHFGRTPPCADALIRAGIKRLFVAMTDPNPVVSGTGIKRIEQAGIEVHQGILQSQAEQLNPGFIQRMRLGRPFVRSKIAMSLDGRTAMASGESKWITGPEARADVQKLRARSSAILTGVGTVLADDPLLNVRHVDDWYPHGESIRQPLKVIVDSELRMPTSARILNDAKVLLFTACERMVRADVETLVLPAPNNQVDLSGMLAVLAKREINEVMVEAGAVLNGALLRSQLIDEMIFYVAPKLMGDAARAVFHLPGMDRMAQNIQLHITDIRAIGQDWRITAVPEYNEAF; encoded by the coding sequence CAACACGAACAATTTATGGCACAGGCAATACAACTTGCCTGGAAAGGGTTATATACAGCAGATCCTAACCCACGCGTTGGCTGTGTGATTGTTAAAAATGATCAGATAATCGGCCAGGGGTGGCATCATCGCGCCGGTGAAGCTCATGCCGAGATAAATGCTCTGCATGATGCCGGACATGATGCAGAAGGCGCTGATTGTTATGTAACCCTTGAGCCCTGCAGTCATTTCGGACGAACTCCGCCATGTGCTGATGCTTTAATCCGCGCGGGAATTAAACGTTTATTTGTGGCAATGACTGATCCGAATCCGGTTGTTTCTGGAACGGGTATTAAGCGTATCGAACAGGCGGGTATTGAAGTTCATCAGGGGATTTTGCAATCCCAAGCGGAACAATTAAATCCAGGTTTCATTCAACGTATGCGCCTTGGCAGACCTTTTGTGCGAAGTAAAATAGCGATGAGCCTTGATGGTCGTACAGCAATGGCTTCAGGAGAAAGTAAATGGATAACCGGTCCTGAAGCACGAGCCGATGTACAGAAACTCCGTGCGCGGAGCTCAGCGATCCTGACAGGTGTCGGTACGGTGCTGGCAGATGATCCGTTACTTAACGTTCGTCATGTAGATGATTGGTATCCCCATGGTGAGAGCATTCGGCAACCGTTAAAAGTTATTGTCGACAGTGAGCTACGTATGCCGACTTCAGCCCGGATCCTCAATGACGCTAAAGTATTGTTGTTTACCGCATGTGAGCGAATGGTGCGCGCTGATGTGGAAACCCTTGTATTACCTGCACCAAATAATCAGGTTGATTTGAGCGGCATGCTGGCAGTACTGGCCAAGCGTGAAATTAATGAAGTAATGGTTGAAGCGGGGGCAGTGTTAAATGGTGCATTGTTACGTTCACAGTTAATTGATGAAATGATTTTTTATGTGGCACCAAAACTGATGGGGGATGCAGCCAGAGCAGTATTTCATCTGCCCGGCATGGATCGCATGGCGCAAAATATTCAATTACACATTACCGATATACGGGCAATTGGTCAGGACTGGCGTATTACTGCTGTCCCAGAGTACAACGAGGCTTTTTAA